GGCAGTAGTGGATGTTTCTCATAAGCCGAAAGTCACCTGAATTTCTTAACTAGTACGGCAACGCAGGCGTTCCTTGCATCTGAACCTTTTTGAACGGTCTCAGATTCGAGACTGCAGATGAGTTTTGCAACAGACTACAAGATAGACTCAGCGTTTGATGTTATTGCAGAAAAAGGGCGGACGCTGCCGCCCTCTCATAGCTATTTTATTTGTGCAGTAATGGTATCCAAAGCAACCGCCAAGGCTTCATTCATTTTTTCCGGATTCTTGCCGCCGGCCTGGGCCATGTCGGGCCGGCCGCCGCCGCCGCCGCCCGCCGCCTTTGCCACTTCTTTGACGATATTGCCGGCATGGATTCCTTTCGCTATCGCGGTTGGGGTAGCCATTACGACGAAATTGACCTTGCTTTCCTGTTGAGCGCCTAGTACCACAACGCCGGAGGGTATACGATCCCGGAGCATATCGGCTGTGGAGCGCAAGTCTTCCATATCTTTGGCCTGAACCTGGCCAATTACCACTTCCAGCCCCTTCACCGTTTGCTTTGCTGCCAGCAGAGACTCTGCCGCCATCTTAGACTGGCTGCCATGCAGCGCGGCCAGTTCTCGCTCCAGCCCCTTAATCTCATTGTGCAGACTCTCTACCTTAGATAGAATATCCTCCGGACGGGTTTTCAATACACTTGCCGCCTCGGTTAAGAGCGCTTCCCGCCCTTTAACAAATTCCAACGCCTTCAAGCCGGTCACAGCTTCAATTCTTCTGAGACCCGCACCTACGCTTGTTTCCGACACAATGCGGAAAAAGCCGATATTACCGGTACTGTCCACATGGGTGCCGCCGCAAAGTTCCTTGCTGATGTCGCCGACAATAACCACCCGGACTGTATCGCCGTATTTTTCTCCGAACAGAGCAGTGGCGCCCATTTCCCTGGCTATATCCTGAGTCGTCTCAATGATTCCTACTGTTGCATTGCTTAGAATCGCCGCGTTCACCCTTTGTTCAATCAGGTCTAATTCTTCCGCCGACACCGGAGCAAAATGGGAAAAATCAAAACGCAGCCGGTCGGGTCCCACATAGGAACCAGCCTGGTTTACATGTGACCCCAGCACCTGGCGCAACGCCGCCTGCAGCAGGTGAGTGGCGGTATGATTGCGGGCAGTGTGATCCCGTCTTTCCCTGTCCACGACGATCTTGACCGAGTCGCCGCTGACAATGGTTCCTTCCGTTACCTGACCGATGTGATAAATAGTCCCGTCAGGCAGTTTTTTCGCGCCGGTCACTTCCATTTTGCCGTAGGGCGCAATAATCTGCCCCACATCGCCCACTTGTCCGCCGCCTTCGGCATAGAAAGGAGTAACGTCCAGGATCAGAGCGATATCGTCTTCCACCTCGGCTTTTTGGATCACGCTTCCCTCGGAAAGCAGCACAACAACCTTAGCTGCTTCCGCCGCAAAATCCTGAGTTAATTTTTCTGTGACAATCGTCCGCAAGTCCGGTATGACTATTTTTTCTCCTTTTTCCTGACGGGCGGTTCTAGCCCGTTGGCGCTGGGCGTCCATAGCCTGATCAAAGGCTTTTTTGTCCAGGGTCATATCATGTTCGGCCAGGATTTCCTGG
This genomic stretch from Acetonema longum DSM 6540 harbors:
- the alaS gene encoding alanine--tRNA ligase → MLVIYMTGNELRKKYLQFFAAKEHLILPSASLIPENDPSLLLIGAGMAPFKPFFTGKMKPPHVRVATSQKCVRTGDIENVGRTARHHTFFEMLGNFSFGDYFKKEATAWAWEFLTQHLEIPAENLWITIHTKDDEVFDIWRNHVGIPAEKIIRLEDNFWEIGPGPCGPCSEIYVDLGEDRGCGKPDCGVGCNCDRYLEIWNLVFTQYDRDEAGNYTPLVKKNIDTGAGLERIASVLQNKRSNFETDLLYPIIEHASAVAKILFGSAPQSDVSLKVIADHARSMTVMIADGILPSNEGRGYVLRRVLRRAARHGRLMGIDKPFLADIVDVVAKIFAEPYPDITEKKDYIKKVISMEEERFHATLAQGIELLNGHIENMKQSGKSVLDGTTGFKLYDTYGFPWELTQEILAEHDMTLDKKAFDQAMDAQRQRARTARQEKGEKIVIPDLRTIVTEKLTQDFAAEAAKVVVLLSEGSVIQKAEVEDDIALILDVTPFYAEGGGQVGDVGQIIAPYGKMEVTGAKKLPDGTIYHIGQVTEGTIVSGDSVKIVVDRERRDHTARNHTATHLLQAALRQVLGSHVNQAGSYVGPDRLRFDFSHFAPVSAEELDLIEQRVNAAILSNATVGIIETTQDIAREMGATALFGEKYGDTVRVVIVGDISKELCGGTHVDSTGNIGFFRIVSETSVGAGLRRIEAVTGLKALEFVKGREALLTEAASVLKTRPEDILSKVESLHNEIKGLERELAALHGSQSKMAAESLLAAKQTVKGLEVVIGQVQAKDMEDLRSTADMLRDRIPSGVVVLGAQQESKVNFVVMATPTAIAKGIHAGNIVKEVAKAAGGGGGGRPDMAQAGGKNPEKMNEALAVALDTITAQIK